A single window of Psychromonas ingrahamii 37 DNA harbors:
- the acnA gene encoding aconitate hydratase AcnA, with translation MSGNKINIDAKNTFTVNGQVYSYYAINKGELAGNDSITRLPVSIKVLLENLLRHQQDNGGSRKEIEALASSQGRGSTTEINYQPARVLMQDFTGVPAVVDLAAMRNALVKQGLDPQKINPLAKVDLVIDHSVNVDKFSSKSAFDENVAIEMARNKERYEFLKWGKQAFENFSVVPPGTGICHQVNLEYLAKVVWSETTENESLVYPDTLVGTDSHTTMINALGVLGWGVGGIEAEAVMLGQPISMQIPDVVGFELTGRLAEGITATDLVLQVVQMLRKHGVVGKFVEFYGAGLAHLPLADRATIANMAPEYGATCGFFPVDQQTLNYLQLTGRDKQTIDLVESYSKLQGLWRDETTPKADFSDTLLLDMSDIEPNLAGPDRPQDRVPMRQLKTATDDFIDLNGKGQQKTTDFPINDSDQSLHHGSLVIAAITSCTNTSNPAVMLAAGLLAKKALAKGLVKQPWVKTSLAPGSRVVTDYLVETGLQQSLNTLGFNLVGYGCTTCIGNSGPLPKPVQECIEENDLIVSAVLSGNRNFAGRIHPQVKASWLASPPLVVAYSLAGTTRIDLSQDPIGTGSDGEKVYLKDIWPSNAEITELLKSVSHQMFEKRYSAVFDGDKEWQAIQSGEEANYQFSDESTYIQKPPFFEPQYRDNFSNIVDAPILVMLGDSVTTDHISPAGAIPKDSPAAQFLRNHGIDEKDFNSYGSRRGNHEIMMRGTFGNIRIRNEMTPDKEGGYTHLQGQSQAMFIFDAAMRYQQEKRSSVVIAGKEYGMGSSRDWAAKGTLLLGAKAVIAESFERIHRANLAGMGVLPLQFMAGEDRKSLQLTGDESFDIMGLEGEMNANQTLDAVIHYPSGKQRKIQLLSRLDTAIEVDYYRAGGVLTYVLNRIVSKG, from the coding sequence ATGTCTGGAAATAAAATTAATATTGATGCTAAAAATACTTTCACGGTAAATGGTCAAGTTTATAGCTATTATGCGATAAATAAAGGCGAATTAGCGGGTAACGATTCGATAACACGCTTGCCCGTCTCAATCAAAGTGTTGCTGGAAAATTTATTACGCCATCAACAGGATAATGGCGGCAGCAGAAAAGAAATTGAAGCGCTCGCCAGCAGTCAAGGACGAGGCAGCACGACCGAAATTAACTATCAGCCTGCGCGCGTTTTAATGCAGGACTTTACCGGCGTACCGGCCGTTGTTGATCTTGCCGCGATGCGTAATGCATTAGTTAAACAGGGACTTGACCCGCAAAAAATAAATCCATTGGCTAAAGTTGATCTGGTGATCGACCATTCGGTTAACGTCGACAAGTTTTCAAGCAAATCCGCTTTTGATGAAAACGTGGCTATCGAAATGGCGCGCAATAAAGAACGTTATGAGTTTTTAAAATGGGGGAAACAGGCCTTTGAAAATTTCAGCGTAGTCCCTCCGGGTACTGGTATTTGTCACCAGGTTAATCTTGAATATCTGGCTAAAGTTGTCTGGAGTGAAACCACTGAGAATGAGTCTCTGGTCTATCCTGATACGCTGGTTGGTACCGACAGCCATACCACTATGATTAATGCGCTGGGCGTTTTAGGTTGGGGCGTAGGCGGGATTGAAGCTGAGGCTGTGATGCTTGGACAACCCATTTCAATGCAGATCCCGGATGTGGTCGGATTTGAACTGACAGGCAGATTGGCTGAGGGGATCACCGCGACGGATCTGGTGCTGCAGGTTGTTCAAATGCTGAGGAAGCATGGTGTGGTCGGAAAATTTGTGGAATTTTATGGTGCCGGTCTTGCTCATTTACCCCTGGCCGATCGCGCGACTATAGCCAATATGGCACCGGAATATGGTGCTACCTGCGGATTTTTCCCGGTCGATCAGCAAACCCTGAATTATTTACAATTGACGGGTCGTGACAAGCAAACTATTGATTTGGTTGAATCTTATTCTAAACTACAAGGGTTGTGGCGTGATGAGACGACCCCAAAGGCTGATTTTTCCGATACTTTATTGCTTGATATGAGCGATATTGAACCTAACCTTGCAGGACCAGACCGGCCGCAGGACAGAGTCCCTATGCGCCAGTTAAAAACGGCGACCGATGACTTTATTGATCTCAATGGAAAGGGTCAGCAAAAGACCACGGATTTTCCTATCAATGACAGTGATCAATCACTCCATCATGGTTCACTGGTGATCGCTGCTATTACCTCCTGCACTAATACCTCTAATCCTGCGGTTATGCTGGCAGCCGGACTGCTGGCTAAAAAAGCGCTGGCAAAAGGATTGGTTAAACAACCCTGGGTTAAAACCTCACTTGCCCCCGGCTCACGGGTAGTGACCGATTATCTGGTGGAAACAGGATTACAACAATCCTTAAATACACTCGGCTTTAATCTGGTGGGTTATGGCTGTACTACCTGCATTGGCAATTCAGGCCCTTTACCAAAGCCTGTTCAGGAATGTATTGAAGAAAACGATCTTATTGTGAGTGCTGTTTTGTCAGGCAACCGTAATTTTGCAGGACGAATTCATCCACAGGTTAAGGCTTCCTGGTTAGCATCCCCCCCTTTAGTGGTGGCCTACTCACTGGCCGGCACTACTCGAATAGATCTCAGTCAGGATCCAATCGGCACAGGCAGTGACGGTGAAAAGGTTTATTTAAAAGATATCTGGCCGAGTAACGCGGAAATCACCGAGTTGCTAAAAAGTGTCAGTCATCAGATGTTCGAAAAGCGCTATAGTGCAGTATTTGACGGCGATAAAGAATGGCAGGCAATTCAGTCCGGAGAAGAAGCCAATTATCAGTTTTCCGACGAGTCCACCTATATTCAAAAACCGCCTTTTTTCGAACCACAATATCGCGATAATTTTAGTAATATTGTTGATGCGCCTATTCTGGTTATGCTTGGAGATTCGGTTACAACGGATCATATTTCACCCGCAGGTGCCATTCCCAAAGACAGCCCCGCCGCTCAATTTTTACGCAATCATGGGATTGATGAAAAAGATTTTAACTCTTACGGCTCACGACGCGGCAATCATGAAATCATGATGCGGGGTACCTTTGGTAATATTCGTATCCGTAATGAGATGACGCCGGACAAGGAAGGTGGCTACACCCATTTACAGGGTCAGTCGCAAGCCATGTTCATCTTTGATGCCGCCATGCGTTACCAGCAGGAAAAAAGATCCAGTGTGGTTATTGCTGGTAAAGAATATGGTATGGGATCGAGTCGAGACTGGGCTGCTAAAGGAACTTTACTGCTTGGTGCCAAAGCTGTTATTGCCGAAAGTTTTGAGCGAATTCATCGTGCTAATCTGGCTGGAATGGGCGTATTACCGTTGCAGTTTATGGCCGGTGAGGATCGTAAATCATTGCAGTTAACTGGTGATGAATCCTTCGATATTATGGGGTTAGAAGGTGAAATGAACGCCAATCAAACACTTGATGCGGTTATTCATTATCCATCCGGTAAACAGCGTAAAATTCAATTGTTGTCTCGTCTCGATACAGCAATTGAGGTTGATTATTACCGCGCGGGCGGTGTACTCACTTATGTGCTTAACCGCATAGTTTCTAAAGGATAA